The Candidatus Mycolicibacterium alkanivorans genome contains a region encoding:
- the ppdK gene encoding pyruvate, phosphate dikinase, translating into MTKYVFDFTEGDKDQKDLLGGKGANLAEMTKLGLPVPPGFTITTEACREYLAHGSAPGELRVQVTTALRQLEDTLGRRLGDRHDPLLVSVRSGAAFSMPGMMETVLNIGLNDASVKGLAEESGDERFAWDSYRRLLQMFGKTVLEIPGEVFSDMLDKAKSTKGVSSDVDLDVDDLQALVATFKDAVREHSGQEFPQHPREQLDMAINAVFDSWNTDRARLYRRRERIPQHLGTAVNVCTMVFGNLGQTSGTGVAFTRDPASGRPGAYGDYLSNAQGEDVVAGIRNTLSLDDLKALDPSSHKQLIKVMRRLETHYRDLCDIEFTIERGKLWMLQTRVGKRTAAAAFRIAAQLVDENLITMDEALSRVSGSQLALLMFPHFDRSAPRELLTTGMAASPGAAVGRAVFDSPTAKAWADRGEQVVLVRRETNPDDLEGMIAASGILTARGGKTSHAAVVARGMGKTCVCGAEELDVDASTRTARVGTVLIEEGDEISIDGSTGEIFLGPMPVVPSPVETYIEAGLASALKGADDETTALVKAVDRLLTHADIRRRLAIRANADTTEDAVRARSLGAQGIGLCRTEHMFLGDRRVLIERVILAGNTEERDAALAALLPLQRGDFAELLDAMDGLPVNIRLLDPPLHEFLPDRTELAVKVALAEARGETGEQLDVDRKLLAAVQRLHESNPMLGLRGVRLGLLTPGLFALQVRAIGEAMADQIAAGKDPKVEIMVPLVGSIMELLLVRDETEQILADVAAERGVTLTVPIGTMIELPRAALTAHRIAEAADFFSFGTNDLTQTTWGFSRDDVESTVFAAYLEKGVFTISPFETIDADGVGRLVEIAAKEGRTTKPGLKLGVCGEHGGDPESIHFFHRTGLDYVSCSPFRLPVARLEAGRAAVS; encoded by the coding sequence ATGACCAAGTACGTCTTCGACTTCACCGAGGGTGACAAAGATCAGAAGGACCTGCTGGGCGGCAAGGGCGCGAACCTGGCCGAGATGACCAAGCTCGGGTTGCCGGTGCCGCCCGGGTTCACCATCACGACCGAGGCGTGCCGGGAGTACCTTGCGCACGGCAGCGCACCCGGTGAGCTGCGAGTGCAGGTCACCACGGCATTGCGTCAGTTGGAGGACACCCTCGGCCGCCGACTCGGTGACCGCCACGACCCGCTGCTGGTGAGTGTTCGTTCCGGTGCCGCCTTCTCGATGCCCGGGATGATGGAGACAGTGCTGAATATCGGGCTCAACGATGCCAGCGTGAAGGGGTTGGCCGAGGAATCCGGCGACGAACGCTTCGCCTGGGATTCCTACCGGCGACTGCTGCAGATGTTCGGCAAGACGGTGTTGGAGATACCCGGCGAGGTGTTCTCCGACATGTTGGACAAGGCCAAGTCGACCAAGGGTGTGTCCAGCGACGTCGACCTCGATGTCGACGATCTGCAGGCGCTGGTCGCCACATTCAAGGACGCGGTGCGCGAGCACTCCGGTCAGGAGTTCCCGCAGCATCCGCGGGAGCAGCTCGACATGGCGATCAACGCCGTCTTCGACTCCTGGAACACCGATCGGGCGCGCTTGTACCGACGGCGGGAGCGGATCCCGCAGCACCTGGGTACCGCCGTCAACGTCTGCACGATGGTGTTCGGCAACCTGGGCCAGACCAGTGGCACCGGCGTGGCGTTCACCCGCGACCCGGCGTCCGGGCGGCCCGGTGCGTACGGGGACTACCTGTCCAACGCGCAGGGCGAGGACGTCGTCGCCGGGATCCGCAACACCTTGTCGTTGGACGATCTGAAGGCGCTGGACCCGTCGTCGCACAAGCAGCTGATCAAGGTGATGCGCCGGCTGGAGACGCACTACCGGGACCTGTGCGATATTGAGTTCACCATCGAGCGCGGCAAGTTGTGGATGCTGCAGACCCGGGTCGGGAAGCGCACGGCGGCGGCGGCGTTCCGGATCGCTGCGCAGTTGGTCGACGAGAACCTGATCACGATGGACGAGGCGCTGTCTAGAGTCTCCGGTTCGCAGCTGGCATTGCTGATGTTCCCGCATTTCGATCGGTCCGCTCCCCGTGAGTTGTTGACGACGGGGATGGCCGCCTCGCCGGGCGCAGCAGTGGGCCGCGCGGTGTTCGATTCGCCCACCGCCAAGGCGTGGGCCGACCGTGGCGAGCAGGTGGTCTTGGTCCGCAGGGAAACCAACCCCGACGACCTCGAGGGCATGATCGCCGCGAGCGGGATCCTGACGGCGCGGGGCGGAAAGACCTCCCACGCGGCTGTTGTCGCCCGCGGCATGGGCAAGACGTGTGTCTGTGGCGCCGAAGAGCTCGATGTCGACGCCTCGACGCGAACCGCACGGGTCGGCACGGTGCTGATCGAGGAGGGCGATGAGATCAGCATCGACGGGTCCACCGGCGAGATCTTCCTCGGGCCGATGCCGGTCGTGCCGTCTCCGGTGGAGACCTACATCGAGGCCGGCCTGGCGTCAGCCCTGAAGGGTGCCGACGACGAGACCACCGCGCTGGTCAAGGCAGTCGACCGGTTGCTGACGCATGCAGACATTCGCCGTCGCTTGGCGATCCGCGCGAACGCCGACACCACCGAGGACGCTGTCCGCGCGAGATCCCTTGGCGCGCAGGGCATCGGCTTGTGTCGCACCGAGCACATGTTCCTCGGCGATCGTCGGGTCTTGATCGAACGGGTCATCCTCGCCGGTAATACCGAGGAACGCGACGCCGCGTTGGCGGCGTTGTTACCCCTGCAGCGCGGAGACTTCGCGGAGTTGCTCGACGCGATGGACGGACTGCCGGTAAACATCCGGCTGCTGGATCCGCCGCTGCACGAGTTCTTGCCGGACCGCACCGAACTCGCGGTGAAGGTCGCCCTCGCCGAGGCCAGGGGTGAGACCGGTGAGCAGCTGGATGTCGACCGCAAACTGCTGGCCGCGGTGCAGCGGCTGCACGAATCGAACCCGATGCTGGGTTTGCGCGGCGTACGCCTCGGGTTGCTGACCCCCGGGTTGTTCGCGCTGCAGGTCCGCGCCATCGGCGAGGCGATGGCCGATCAGATCGCCGCGGGCAAGGATCCGAAAGTCGAAATCATGGTGCCGCTGGTGGGTTCGATCATGGAGCTGCTTCTGGTCCGCGACGAGACCGAGCAGATCCTCGCCGACGTCGCCGCCGAGAGGGGGGTGACGCTGACGGTGCCGATCGGAACGATGATCGAGCTGCCGCGCGCCGCGCTCACCGCGCACCGAATTGCGGAGGCCGCGGACTTCTTCTCCTTCGGCACCAACGACCTGACCCAGACGACCTGGGGGTTCTCGCGTGACGACGTCGAGTCCACGGTGTTCGCGGCATACCTGGAGAAGGGCGTCTTCACCATCTCGCCGTTCGAGACCATCGACGCCGACGGCGTCGGGCGGCTGGTGGAGATCGCGGCCAAGGAGGGCCGAACGACGAAGCCCGGACTCAAGCTCGGGGTCTGCGGGGAGCACGGCGGTGACCCCGAATCCATCCACTTCTTCCACAGGACGGGGCTGGACTACGTGTCCTGTTCCCCGTTTCGGCTACCGGTCGCCCGCCTCGAAGCCGGTCGGGCCGCTGTCAGCTGA
- a CDS encoding DUF190 domain-containing protein, with translation MNDTYLKLTTYFGERQRTGSRFVAEAMLDLYTERAVASSVMLRGIASFGPRHIVRSDQSLTLSEDPPVAIAAVDNATTIGSLVGDVVDMMPRGLITLERARLFGGYLGAAALPDGGDAVKLTLFIGRRRRVDGRPAYYAVCDLLHRHGFAGATVFLGVDGTAHGERRRARFFSNNVDVPIMLIAVGSAEQVRRALPELEAVLYQPLVTVERVQVCKRDGLRLTRPPALPAVDAHGRELRQKLMIHTSEATRHGGAPIHRALVRRLWESQIVSGATVLRGIWGFYGDHEPHGDKLIQYGRQVPVTTIVVDTPEVIAACFDIVDELTNTHGLVTSEMVPALLMLDGGQRRGTTDLADYSF, from the coding sequence GTGAACGACACCTACCTCAAGCTCACCACCTACTTCGGCGAGCGCCAACGCACCGGCTCCCGGTTCGTGGCCGAGGCCATGCTGGACCTCTACACCGAGCGTGCGGTGGCCAGCAGCGTGATGCTGCGCGGCATCGCCAGCTTCGGTCCGCGCCACATCGTGCGCAGCGATCAGTCGCTGACGCTGTCCGAGGACCCGCCGGTCGCGATCGCCGCGGTCGACAATGCCACGACCATCGGGAGTCTCGTCGGGGACGTCGTCGACATGATGCCCCGCGGCCTGATCACCCTGGAGCGCGCCCGGCTGTTCGGCGGTTACCTGGGCGCCGCGGCCCTGCCCGACGGCGGCGACGCGGTCAAGCTGACCCTCTTCATCGGCCGGCGACGGCGAGTGGACGGCAGGCCCGCCTACTACGCGGTCTGCGATCTGCTGCACCGGCACGGGTTCGCCGGGGCGACGGTGTTCCTCGGGGTGGACGGCACGGCGCACGGCGAGCGCCGCCGGGCCCGGTTCTTCAGCAACAACGTCGACGTCCCGATCATGCTCATCGCAGTCGGTAGCGCAGAGCAGGTTCGGCGGGCCCTCCCCGAACTCGAGGCGGTGCTGTACCAGCCGTTGGTGACGGTGGAGCGGGTCCAGGTGTGCAAACGCGACGGCCTTCGACTCACGCGCCCACCGGCGCTGCCAGCCGTCGACGCGCACGGCCGCGAATTGCGCCAGAAGCTGATGATCCACACCTCCGAAGCCACCCGCCACGGCGGCGCACCGATCCACCGCGCACTGGTCCGCAGGTTGTGGGAATCGCAAATCGTCAGCGGCGCAACGGTTCTGCGCGGAATCTGGGGCTTCTACGGCGACCATGAACCGCACGGCGACAAGCTGATCCAGTACGGCCGTCAGGTACCTGTGACGACCATCGTCGTCGACACCCCCGAGGTGATCGCCGCGTGCTTCGACATCGTCGACGAGCTGACGAACACCCATGGGCTGGTCACGTCGGAGATGGTGCCCGCACTGTTGATGCTCGACGGCGGCCAGCGCCGCGGAACGACGGACCTGGCCGACTACAGCTTCTGA
- a CDS encoding MFS transporter: protein MSSVAEGDCPSEEAQAKLPREVWVLIASNAVIALGYGVVAPVLPQYARHFGVSISAATFVITAFALMRLAFAPASGLLVQKLGERRIYVAGLLIVAVSTAACAFAHTFWQLLLFRSLGGVGSTMFFVSALGLMIRVSPHNARGRVAGLFSSAFLVGSVAGPVVGSLTAGLGLSAPFVIYGVALLIAAAVVFVSLRHSELAAPAPVDELTVTVGVALRHRAYRAALLSNFATGWSAFGLRIALVPLFITEVFHRGAGWAGAALATFAAGNVAAVIPSGRLSDRTGRRPLLILGLGVTGVATAIVGLAPSLPLFLVGALVAGAATGVFTSPQQAAVADIIGSKARGGTAVATFQMMSDLGSIVGSYGVGQIAQHLSFGWAFGLSGVILLMASIGWTFAPETRDAPPLEHTPARPLGPEAAGELP from the coding sequence GTGAGTTCCGTCGCGGAGGGTGACTGTCCTTCGGAAGAGGCGCAGGCCAAGCTCCCGCGGGAGGTCTGGGTTCTGATCGCGTCCAACGCGGTCATCGCCCTGGGCTACGGGGTGGTCGCGCCGGTGTTGCCGCAGTACGCCCGGCACTTCGGGGTGAGCATCAGCGCAGCGACCTTCGTGATCACCGCGTTCGCCCTGATGCGGCTGGCCTTCGCCCCGGCGTCGGGCCTGCTGGTGCAGAAGCTGGGGGAGCGGCGCATCTACGTCGCCGGCCTGCTGATCGTGGCGGTGTCCACCGCGGCGTGCGCGTTCGCACACACCTTCTGGCAGTTGTTGTTGTTCCGGTCGCTCGGCGGCGTCGGGTCGACGATGTTCTTCGTCTCCGCGCTGGGCCTGATGATTCGGGTCAGCCCGCACAACGCCCGCGGCCGGGTGGCCGGGTTGTTCTCCAGTGCGTTCCTGGTCGGCTCGGTCGCCGGGCCCGTGGTGGGCAGCCTGACCGCCGGGCTGGGGCTGTCCGCGCCGTTCGTCATCTACGGGGTGGCGCTGCTGATCGCGGCGGCGGTGGTGTTCGTCAGCCTGCGGCATTCCGAGCTGGCCGCGCCCGCCCCAGTCGACGAGCTGACCGTGACCGTCGGGGTCGCGCTGCGACACCGGGCCTACCGGGCGGCGCTGTTGTCGAACTTCGCCACCGGATGGTCGGCGTTCGGGCTGCGCATCGCGCTGGTGCCGCTGTTCATCACCGAGGTCTTCCACCGCGGGGCCGGCTGGGCCGGTGCGGCGCTAGCGACGTTCGCGGCGGGCAACGTAGCGGCGGTGATCCCGTCCGGCCGGCTGTCGGATCGCACCGGGCGCCGCCCGCTGCTGATCCTCGGGCTTGGGGTTACCGGGGTGGCGACGGCGATCGTCGGGTTGGCGCCGTCGCTGCCGCTCTTTCTGGTCGGTGCGTTGGTGGCCGGTGCGGCGACGGGTGTGTTCACCTCGCCGCAGCAGGCCGCGGTGGCCGACATCATCGGCAGCAAGGCGCGCGGTGGAACGGCGGTGGCGACGTTCCAGATGATGTCGGATCTCGGGTCGATCGTCGGGTCCTACGGTGTCGGGCAAATTGCCCAGCACCTGTCCTTCGGCTGGGCGTTCGGGCTCAGCGGGGTGATCCTGCTGATGGCGTCCATCGGGTGGACGTTCGCGCCGGAAACCCGGGACGCCCCGCCACTGGAGCACACCCCGGCCCGGCCGTTGGGGCCGGAGGCTGCAGGCGAGCTGCCCTAG
- the pgm gene encoding phosphoglucomutase (alpha-D-glucose-1,6-bisphosphate-dependent) has translation MAANPRAGKPALPEDLVDLPHLVTAYYTVQPDPDNIDQQVAFGTSGHRGSSLDAAFNEAHILATAQAIVEYRAAQGTTGPLFIGRDTHGLSEPAWVSALEVLAANDVVAVIDSADRYTPTPAVSHAILTYNRGRSSDLADGIVVTPSHNPPRDGGFKYNPPNGGPADTDATGAIAKRANEILRGGLAEVKRVPLARALQSAQRHDYLDAYVADLPNVVDLHAIRAEGIRIGADPLGGASVDYWGAIAERHNLDLTVVNPLVDATWRFMTLDTDGKIRMDCSSPNAMASLIANRDAYQIATGNDADSDRHGVVTPDGGLMNPNHYLAVAIDYLFSHRPGWPASVAVGKTAVSSSIIDRVVAGLGRKLIEVPVGFKWFVDGLISGTIGFGGEESAGASFLRRDGSVWTTDKDGIILALLASEIQAVTGVSPSQRYAELAATYGAPVYARVDAPADREQKARLAKLSPDQVTATELAGEPITAKLTTAPGNGAPLGGLKVSTADGWFAARPSGTEDVYKIYAESFKGPEHLAEVQEAAREVVNTVIS, from the coding sequence ATGGCGGCTAACCCCCGCGCCGGCAAGCCGGCGCTTCCCGAAGACCTCGTCGATCTGCCCCACCTCGTCACCGCGTACTACACGGTGCAACCCGACCCCGACAACATCGACCAACAGGTCGCATTCGGCACGTCGGGGCATCGTGGCTCCAGCCTCGACGCGGCGTTCAACGAGGCGCACATCCTGGCCACCGCGCAGGCGATCGTCGAGTACCGCGCCGCGCAGGGCACCACCGGGCCGCTGTTCATCGGTCGCGACACCCACGGACTGTCCGAGCCGGCCTGGGTGTCGGCACTCGAGGTACTGGCCGCCAATGACGTTGTCGCCGTTATTGATTCGGCCGACCGCTACACCCCGACCCCGGCGGTCAGCCACGCCATCCTGACCTACAACCGCGGCCGCAGCAGCGATCTGGCCGACGGGATCGTGGTCACGCCGTCGCACAACCCGCCGCGCGACGGCGGGTTCAAGTACAACCCGCCCAACGGCGGTCCGGCCGACACCGATGCCACCGGTGCAATCGCCAAGCGCGCCAACGAGATTCTGCGCGGAGGGCTTGCCGAGGTGAAGCGGGTGCCGTTGGCCCGGGCGTTGCAGAGCGCGCAACGCCACGACTACCTTGACGCCTATGTCGCCGATCTGCCCAATGTCGTCGACCTTCACGCCATCCGCGCCGAAGGCATCCGTATCGGTGCCGACCCGCTGGGCGGAGCCAGCGTCGACTACTGGGGGGCGATCGCCGAACGGCACAACCTCGACCTCACTGTGGTCAATCCGCTGGTCGACGCGACCTGGCGGTTCATGACGTTGGACACCGACGGCAAGATCCGGATGGACTGCAGCTCGCCGAATGCCATGGCCTCGCTGATCGCCAACCGCGACGCGTATCAGATCGCCACCGGAAACGACGCCGACTCCGACCGGCACGGCGTCGTCACCCCCGACGGTGGACTGATGAACCCCAACCACTATCTGGCCGTCGCGATCGATTACCTGTTCTCGCACCGGCCGGGCTGGCCGGCCAGCGTGGCGGTGGGCAAGACCGCGGTGAGCTCTTCGATCATCGACCGGGTGGTGGCCGGGCTGGGCCGCAAGCTCATCGAGGTGCCGGTCGGATTCAAGTGGTTCGTCGACGGATTGATCAGCGGTACAATCGGTTTCGGCGGTGAGGAGTCGGCGGGTGCGTCGTTCTTGCGTCGCGACGGCTCGGTGTGGACCACCGACAAGGATGGCATCATCCTCGCGCTGCTGGCCTCGGAGATCCAGGCGGTCACCGGCGTCTCGCCGTCGCAGCGGTATGCCGAGCTGGCCGCGACGTACGGCGCCCCGGTCTATGCCCGCGTCGACGCCCCGGCCGACCGGGAGCAGAAGGCGCGGCTGGCCAAGCTGTCCCCGGACCAGGTGACTGCCACCGAGCTGGCCGGCGAGCCGATAACCGCCAAGCTGACCACCGCGCCGGGCAACGGCGCCCCGCTGGGCGGGCTGAAGGTGTCCACCGCCGACGGCTGGTTCGCCGCGCGCCCGTCGGGCACCGAGGACGTCTACAAGATCTACGCCGAGTCGTTCAAGGGACCTGAACATCTGGCCGAGGTGCAGGAAGCGGCGCGGGAAGTGGTGAATACAGTCATATCGTGA
- a CDS encoding M15 family metallopeptidase, with protein MAAATVVGAPTAGASPVPPVSPQAAAAGLVDVRAVVPDAIVDMRYATADNFTGVQLYPSGARCLVHESMAPGLAAAAETLRASGDVLVFWDCYRPHDVQVRMFDVVPNPAWVAKPGPYARSHEAGRSVDVTLADRGHLMDMGTGFDDFTARAPAYATDGVGAAAQANRAKLRSAMQAGGLAPYSGEWWHFDGPGAGVQRPILDVPVD; from the coding sequence ATCGCGGCGGCGACTGTGGTCGGGGCGCCTACGGCCGGCGCCAGCCCGGTGCCGCCGGTGAGCCCGCAGGCCGCGGCGGCCGGCTTAGTGGACGTGCGCGCGGTGGTGCCGGACGCCATCGTCGACATGCGCTATGCCACGGCCGACAACTTCACCGGCGTGCAGCTCTACCCGTCCGGCGCCCGCTGCCTGGTGCACGAGTCGATGGCGCCGGGGCTCGCCGCCGCCGCCGAGACGCTGCGGGCATCCGGCGACGTTCTGGTCTTCTGGGATTGCTACCGCCCGCATGACGTTCAGGTGCGGATGTTCGATGTGGTGCCCAACCCGGCGTGGGTCGCCAAGCCGGGACCGTACGCCCGCAGCCACGAGGCGGGCCGCTCGGTGGACGTCACGCTCGCCGATCGGGGGCACCTCATGGACATGGGGACCGGGTTCGACGATTTCACCGCACGCGCCCCGGCCTATGCCACCGACGGTGTCGGCGCGGCGGCCCAGGCCAATAGGGCGAAACTGCGCTCGGCGATGCAGGCGGGCGGGCTGGCGCCCTACTCCGGGGAGTGGTGGCATTTCGACGGTCCGGGCGCCGGTGTGCAGCGCCCCATCCTGGACGTGCCCGTCGATTGA
- the crcB gene encoding fluoride efflux transporter CrcB encodes MNVAVWAGVLLIGGLGSVARFMVDRAVARRVARPFPFGTLTVNISGAVLLGFITGLTLSHQAALLAGTAFVGAYTTFSTWMLETQRLTEERQIWPAVANLVVSVALGLPAAMLGQWIAGQL; translated from the coding sequence GTGAACGTCGCGGTGTGGGCCGGTGTGCTGCTCATCGGCGGCCTGGGGTCGGTGGCACGGTTCATGGTCGACCGGGCGGTGGCGCGCCGGGTGGCGCGCCCGTTCCCGTTCGGCACCCTGACGGTCAACATCAGCGGGGCCGTGCTGCTCGGCTTCATCACCGGGCTCACGCTGAGCCACCAGGCCGCGCTGTTGGCCGGCACGGCGTTCGTCGGCGCCTACACCACGTTCTCCACCTGGATGCTGGAAACCCAGCGGCTCACCGAAGAGCGTCAGATCTGGCCTGCGGTGGCCAATCTCGTGGTCAGCGTGGCACTCGGCCTGCCCGCCGCGATGCTGGGCCAGTGGATTGCGGGCCAGCTGTGA
- the crcB gene encoding fluoride efflux transporter CrcB: MFGHDNRELAAIFAGGALGTAARAALATLAVPDPARWPWPTFVVNIVGAFLLGYFTTRLLERLPLSSYRRPLLGTGLCGGLTTFSTMQVETVRMIEHQHYGLAVGYTLASIAAGLLAVYVATVLVRRVRIRA; this comes from the coding sequence GTGTTCGGCCATGACAACCGCGAACTGGCCGCGATCTTCGCCGGCGGCGCGTTGGGCACCGCCGCGCGGGCGGCGCTGGCGACGCTGGCCGTTCCGGACCCGGCGCGCTGGCCGTGGCCGACCTTCGTGGTCAACATCGTCGGCGCCTTCCTGCTCGGCTACTTCACCACCCGACTGCTCGAGCGGCTGCCGTTGTCCAGTTACCGCCGCCCACTGCTGGGCACCGGCCTGTGCGGAGGCTTGACGACGTTCTCCACCATGCAGGTCGAGACCGTGCGGATGATCGAACACCAGCACTACGGGCTGGCCGTCGGCTACACGCTGGCCAGCATCGCCGCGGGCCTGCTCGCGGTGTACGTGGCGACGGTCCTGGTGCGCCGGGTCAGGATCCGCGCGTGA